In one Salipiger abyssi genomic region, the following are encoded:
- a CDS encoding DUF1833 family protein, protein MRRVSLNARQMMDAEVSDELPVILIEITHAQLDAPIRLSTDNADLISVTDEGQIRGTRSSWLGADPETEPFLFVIAAAILPSDLDDTPEAGQLILDNLSPAMAELVRSYTDLAGISLATVMADMPNDPIEQALGLEITSAVITGTEITITYSFEERENEPFPKARMSRSWFPGLHR, encoded by the coding sequence ATGAGACGCGTTTCCCTCAACGCCCGCCAGATGATGGATGCGGAGGTCTCGGACGAGCTGCCGGTGATCCTGATCGAAATCACCCATGCGCAGCTCGACGCTCCGATCCGGTTGTCGACTGACAATGCAGATCTGATCTCGGTTACGGATGAAGGGCAGATCCGGGGAACCCGGTCGTCCTGGCTCGGCGCCGACCCCGAGACGGAGCCTTTCCTGTTCGTGATCGCGGCGGCGATCCTGCCATCCGATCTGGACGATACGCCTGAAGCCGGCCAGCTGATCCTGGATAATCTCAGCCCCGCAATGGCGGAGCTTGTCCGCTCCTACACCGATCTGGCGGGCATCAGTCTGGCCACGGTCATGGCGGATATGCCCAACGATCCGATCGAGCAGGCGCTGGGGCTGGAAATCACCTCAGCCGTGATCACCGGCACCGAGATCACCATCACCTACAGCTTCGAGGAGCGCGAGAACGAGCCTTTCCCCAAGGCCCGTATGTCCCGCTCGTGGTTCCCGGGGCTGCACCGATGA
- a CDS encoding C40 family peptidase yields MMDWPNRFVGIPYQEYGRTRLGCDCWGLACIIYQEELGVSLPEYLGQGAEGEHAEIAALIAGEAASPLWVPVDGPAVAFDIAVFRRDRWNAHVGIVIRHGLMIHVSSGDCAKVESYDVGRWRPRLNGVYRHVELIGLAAR; encoded by the coding sequence ATGATGGATTGGCCAAACAGGTTCGTGGGTATCCCCTATCAGGAATACGGCCGCACCCGGCTGGGCTGCGACTGCTGGGGGCTCGCCTGCATCATCTACCAGGAAGAGCTCGGCGTGAGCCTGCCGGAATACCTCGGTCAAGGCGCCGAGGGCGAGCATGCGGAGATCGCCGCGCTGATCGCCGGCGAGGCCGCATCACCACTGTGGGTGCCGGTGGACGGGCCGGCTGTTGCCTTCGACATCGCCGTGTTCCGGCGAGACCGCTGGAATGCTCATGTGGGCATAGTGATCCGCCACGGGCTGATGATCCACGTCTCCTCCGGCGATTGCGCGAAGGTGGAGAGCTATGATGTGGGCCGGTGGAGGCCGCGTCTTAACGGCGTTTATCGCCATGTCGAGCTGATCGGGCTTGCCGCACGATGA